TTGGCTTGTTCCGACGAAGGTTTGTCCTTTTTTTCGTTCCCCGAAACAAAGTTGGTCAGCTGCGTAATCAGCCCGGTTTTCGGATCGATGGTGAACAGGTTATTGTCTTTTGTGAAAGCTATTTTCGAATCGCCTAAAACAAATTCGGGCGACGAAGCACGCTCCAGCCAGTCTGTTAGCTGTTTCTCTTTTCCGCTTCTACAATCCAGCAGAAAGAGGTTGCCTTTTCGGGTATATACTTTTTTTGATTTATCGCTGTTGTAATCGCCACGACGGCCGGACAGTGTCTTCTTTTCATCCAAACTTACTTTCTCAATTTCTTTGGTCGACAGATCGTAAGCGTACAAAGACCCGAGCGTGTCTTGCTCCGGATTCCACTGAAAGTAGATTTTTGCGCCATCTTCGCTCCAGCTGATATCGCTTGGCGAAGTACCGATCCATTTGGCGGGATCCTGCATTATAGTTTTAATGGAAAGCGGACTTTTATTGAGTTGGCTAACCTGACTAAATGCTGAAAAAGTAAACAGAATAAAAAATGCAAGAATAAAATGTCTCATGAGTGCAGTTTCTTTTTAGTGTTTTTTTCGAAGGCATCTAAATTAACATTTTTAGTAAAATGATTTCCTATAAGAACTTGTATATTGTTAATTCAAAAAATATAGTTTTGCAACGTAAAAACAGCTCGTAGCACATTGCTCAAAGCTTAAAGTCAATTTTTATGAAGGTATTTAAATTTGGAGGTGCATCGGTAAAAGATGCGGCCGCCGTGAAAAATGTTTTTGAGATTATTAAGAGTGAAAGTGGAAACCTGTCCGTAGTTATTTCGGCCATGGGAAAAAGTACCGACCTGCTGGAAACATTGATAAAAACATACTTCAACAACGACGACGAAAGATGGAATATCTTCAATAAATTTAAAAATTACCACCTTGAAATTATTAGCGATCTGTTTGGAGAAAGAGGAATGCCGCAAGGTGTTTACGAACTGTTTACCGAACTGGAACACAAATTAAATTTGCGCCCGTCGTACGATTTTAATTTTGAGTACGACCAGATTATTTGTTTTGGAGAGCTTATTTCTACCCGAATTGTTAGCGATTACATTACTGCCACCGGACAAAAAAATACATGGATCGACATTCGCACCTGCCTGAAAACCGACGACACTTTTCGCGATGCCCGTGTTGATTGGGAATGGACCGGCGAACTTATCCGAAATGAATTCACCTTTTCCGATACAGGATTATACATCACCCAGGGTTTTATCGGATCAACAACCACCAACCTCACTACCACACTGGGGCGCGAGGGATCGGATTTTACGGCTGCCATTATTGGTAGCTCGTTAAAGGTTGAAAGCGTGTCGATTTGGAAAGACGTTCCCGGAGTTTTAAGTGCCGACCCTAAAAAAATGAGCGACACGATAATGATCAACGAACTGTCGTACAAAGAGGCGGTGGAGATGACACATTCGGGAGCTAAGGTGATTCACCCAAAAACCATGCAGCCACTGCACAACGAGGGGATTCCGCTGCTGGTAAAATCGTTTGTTGAGCCGCAAAATCCGGGCACTGTTATTCATAAGATCGATCATAAAATTGAGCTGCCCCCGATTTTTATTCTGAAAGAAAACCAGGTGCTGATCACTCTTTCGGCGATGGATTTCTCGATCATCTCAATCAGCGATATTGAGCGGGTGGTAAAATTTCTGATGGAAAAATTGATAAAAGTTACCCTAATGCAACAATCGGCCATCGACCTAAACATTGTTGCCGACGCATCGGACGAAAACCTGGTGGAGATCTTCAGCGAACTTTCAACAGATTACAATATCCGGTACAACACCGACCTCACGCTGGTAACCATCCGGCACTACACCGAAGAAGTGCTCGATTGGATGGTAAAAGAAAAGGATATTTATCTGGAACAACACAGTCGGTTAACGGCGCGGATGCTGATTAAAGAATAAATAATTCATACTACATCCCAAATTCCCGGCAACCGATATGTTTCGGTTTTGCGTAACTTCAGGAATGGCTTTTAGAAGCGAATGGACTTTAAATGTAAAGGAATCGATTTTTCTTGTAATTTTAGAAACCGATTTATTACCTATAAACAAAAATAGCTGACTAAAATGAAGCAAAAAAAGACATTACCTTATATAATTGGGATTGCTGTTGTAATTATGATTGTGCTCATTGTGGGCAAAAAGCAAGGGTGGCTGGGCAGCGATGTTAGCGTAAAAGTAGCTACCGAAACCGTTGAAAGTAAAACCATTACCGAATTCATAACTGCCAACGGAAAAATTCAACCTGAGACAGAAGTAAAGATTAGCCCTGATGTTGCCGGTGAGATCGTTGAACTGCATGTTGAAGATGGCGATCCGGTTGAGCAGGGAAAATTATTGTGTGTTATAAAACCTGAAATGTATGTTTCGGCAGTAAACCGATCGGAGGCAGCGGTAAACTCGTCGAAAGCCAGACAGGCACAGGCCGAAGCACAATTAATTGAAAGCGAACTTTCGTACAAACGCTCCAAACAATTGTATGAAAAAGGTACCATTCCGGTTTCACAATTCGAATCGGCAGAAGCTGCATATAAAGTTGCGCAAGCCGAAGCTCGTGCCGCTCAATATTCAGTATTGAGTGCGCAGGCATCGCTTGATGAAGCCGAAGAGCAGCTGATAAAAACAAAAATTTATGCACCTATTACAGGAACCATTTCGGCATTGAATGTGGAAAAAGGCGAACGCGTGGTAGGAACCAGCATGATGGTGGGAACTGAAATGATGACAGTTGCCGACCTCAACAAAATGGAAGTACAGGTTGAAGTAAACGAAAACGATATTGTAAAGGTAATGAAAGGCGACACAGCGCTGGTAGAAGTTGACGCCTACCTGAACCGCAAATTTAAAGGTATTGTTACCGAAATTGCCAACTCGGCCAGTGTTTCCGGAACCAGTTCCGACCAGGTAACCAACTTCGATGTAAAAGTGCTTTTGCTAAAAGATTCGTACGAAGATCTGATCGATCCGGCGAATGGAAATCGCTACCCGTTCCGCCCGGGAATGTCAGCTACGGTTGATATACTTACCGAAACCCGCGAGAATGTAATTTCAGTACCAATTTCGGCAGTTACAACACGGATTAAAAAAGAAGACGGTGGCACCAAAGAAGTTGATACTGATTCGGAAAATACTTCCGACGATGAAAACGTTACCCAGCGTGACGAGAAACAGGAAGTGGTTTTTGTATATACCGATGGCCGCGTAATGAAAACCGAAGTGGAAACCGGAATTCAGGATAACAACAGCATCGAAATACTGAAAGGAATTAAAGTTGGCGACGAGGTAGTTACCGCGCCTTACACCATTATCAATCGCACGTTAAAAGATAGCATGCAGGTAAAAAAGGTTGATGAGGAAGATTTGTTTACTTCTGAGGATTAAACATCTGACAATTGAATTTTAATAAATAGATTCAAAAACGGAGACAGCCGAAATGCCTGTCTCCGTTTTTTTTTTAGCCGCTTTTGCACTTTATCCGTTACATCTTGCATCTCATCATAATAAATTTTTATATTAAAAAATCGCTTACTTTCTTTAACCAAAACTTTTAATCAACTCCGTATGAAACGCTATTCTTTTCTGTTATTGTCAGTCTGTCTTATTCTTTCAACTCCGATATTTGGGCAAAATGAATTGAGTAAAAAAGAGGTGAAAGATCTGGTAGAGCAGTACTTTATCATAAAAGATGTTCCAATCCGATATTACTCGAATATTCTTATCCGGCTTGATGGCAATCCATCTCATGAAGATTCACTAATTGTTCAGGAATTAGTTGATACATTAAATCCATTGATCGCAACCTGGGATGTTTATATCATAAGAGAAAAAACAGCCAACTTGATTCTTGATATAAATAATCCAATCGGAGAACTTTATGGCAAAACAAGACTTAGTAACCGAAAAGAACAAGAGATTGTACAATCCAAAATTATCGTCAGTATTCCGCCTGATGCTTCATTTCTGGAAAGAAAAAAAATCCTGTATTTCAACTTGTTAAAAGCTTTGATTTTTTACAATCCAAACAAAGATTTAGAAACAAAACTTCCAGGTTCTGTATTTTCGGTTAAAAACCCGTCGGATATAACTTTTAACCCTGTTGATTATCAGCTATTAGCGGGGCTTTACTCTTCAAAGTTCGATGACGAATTAACAGCCCCTATAAATCCTACAAAAAATGCCATTTCGAGCAGGCAGATTTTTATTTTGGCAACTATTTTATCCAACCTTGTATCTACTTTATTTTTGCTATGGATGTTTCTTAGTGGTGCTTTTAAAAACCACAATTACATTTTTGAGGAATATTTTAAACAAGGGCTACTCGTATTGGTCGCTTTTATTATTGGGATTATACTGTCGGTTTTTGTTCCAATGATTATATCTGACCTCTACATCGATTCTGTTTCTGTTTTTGTCCCAATTATTGCTTTAACCATCGGTTGTCTAATTATAGGATTATTAACAATAATCATTCTATTCTTATCTGAAGTGAAGATTTTGAAATGTAATACTTCGTTGAGTCTGCATGTGATTTTTCCGTTTCTAACCACGACAATAATTCCTACTGCTTTAATATTCATTCTGGTTAAGTTTGGTTCTTCAAAATTAAGTACACGATTCCTGGCTGGTGATGGATTTCGTTTAATTATAAACATGGTATCCATCACCATGTCGATTGCCATTTACAGGGCATTTTTTATTTTTCTTACTAAAAAATCAGAAAGTATTATCAACCAAAAGGATGTTGAACTCGCCCGAATGAGCGAATTACATCGCAAGGCCGAATTGCAGTCGTTACGGGCCAAAATAAATCCTCATTTTCTATACAATTCGCTGAATTCAATTGCCAGCC
This is a stretch of genomic DNA from uncultured Draconibacterium sp.. It encodes these proteins:
- a CDS encoding efflux RND transporter periplasmic adaptor subunit yields the protein MKQKKTLPYIIGIAVVIMIVLIVGKKQGWLGSDVSVKVATETVESKTITEFITANGKIQPETEVKISPDVAGEIVELHVEDGDPVEQGKLLCVIKPEMYVSAVNRSEAAVNSSKARQAQAEAQLIESELSYKRSKQLYEKGTIPVSQFESAEAAYKVAQAEARAAQYSVLSAQASLDEAEEQLIKTKIYAPITGTISALNVEKGERVVGTSMMVGTEMMTVADLNKMEVQVEVNENDIVKVMKGDTALVEVDAYLNRKFKGIVTEIANSASVSGTSSDQVTNFDVKVLLLKDSYEDLIDPANGNRYPFRPGMSATVDILTETRENVISVPISAVTTRIKKEDGGTKEVDTDSENTSDDENVTQRDEKQEVVFVYTDGRVMKTEVETGIQDNNSIEILKGIKVGDEVVTAPYTIINRTLKDSMQVKKVDEEDLFTSED
- a CDS encoding histidine kinase, producing the protein MKRYSFLLLSVCLILSTPIFGQNELSKKEVKDLVEQYFIIKDVPIRYYSNILIRLDGNPSHEDSLIVQELVDTLNPLIATWDVYIIREKTANLILDINNPIGELYGKTRLSNRKEQEIVQSKIIVSIPPDASFLERKKILYFNLLKALIFYNPNKDLETKLPGSVFSVKNPSDITFNPVDYQLLAGLYSSKFDDELTAPINPTKNAISSRQIFILATILSNLVSTLFLLWMFLSGAFKNHNYIFEEYFKQGLLVLVAFIIGIILSVFVPMIISDLYIDSVSVFVPIIALTIGCLIIGLLTIIILFLSEVKILKCNTSLSLHVIFPFLTTTIIPTALIFILVKFGSSKLSTRFLAGDGFRLIINMVSITMSIAIYRAFFIFLTKKSESIINQKDVELARMSELHRKAELQSLRAKINPHFLYNSLNSIASLASIDSKKTEQMALSLSDFFKYSINREQKQTNPLSEELKAVETYLEIEKVRFGDRLTYSIECPDSLKSVEIPQLLIQPLVENAVKHGISKLLKDGVIQIIISALESEQISIRVYDNGPDFPNGPMSGFGIRNTHERLQLLYDDKASMNWKNQPEKYFELIFPQQPSARSFKPVQYSVEIPNYTQPQQTGKSRMRKLMNTIWVIAAFLVMAGVLFRIQHYPHGNLLLAIGLTSGLVMAILEGVRQMITTKDNE
- a CDS encoding aspartate kinase, giving the protein MKVFKFGGASVKDAAAVKNVFEIIKSESGNLSVVISAMGKSTDLLETLIKTYFNNDDERWNIFNKFKNYHLEIISDLFGERGMPQGVYELFTELEHKLNLRPSYDFNFEYDQIICFGELISTRIVSDYITATGQKNTWIDIRTCLKTDDTFRDARVDWEWTGELIRNEFTFSDTGLYITQGFIGSTTTNLTTTLGREGSDFTAAIIGSSLKVESVSIWKDVPGVLSADPKKMSDTIMINELSYKEAVEMTHSGAKVIHPKTMQPLHNEGIPLLVKSFVEPQNPGTVIHKIDHKIELPPIFILKENQVLITLSAMDFSIISISDIERVVKFLMEKLIKVTLMQQSAIDLNIVADASDENLVEIFSELSTDYNIRYNTDLTLVTIRHYTEEVLDWMVKEKDIYLEQHSRLTARMLIKE